A stretch of Carya illinoinensis cultivar Pawnee chromosome 14, C.illinoinensisPawnee_v1, whole genome shotgun sequence DNA encodes these proteins:
- the LOC122295125 gene encoding uncharacterized protein LOC122295125 has translation MYKKKREADRGGPSRGGTDTMDEEMDFKKIMKDIELFSSSHMTWKERKEIENRKIVALGGKPPKKHRLPLSVARPMMKKQKEREEKMLQERLILAKFGGKHVGSAKGFVGRRKPEDRVLKASEGHFRNGILDVKHLLRPTPSRDDDSETHMLAKRKKKGGGKKNRGKKKGSGKKHH, from the exons ATGtataagaagaagagagaagccGATAGAGGAGGGCCCTCAAGAGGCGGGACTGACACCATGGATGAAGAGATGGACTTCAAGAAGATCATGAAGGACATTGAGCTTTTCA GCTCCTCACATATGACttggaaagagagaaaggaaattGAGAACAGGAAGATAGTTGCATTGGGTGGAAAG CCTCCTAAGAAGCATAGACTGCCCCTTAGTGTAGCACGACCCATGATGaagaaacaaaaggaaagagaggagaaaatgcTACAAGAG CGTTTAATTCTTGCAAAATTTGGGGGCAAGCATGTTGGCAGTGCTAAAGGATTTGTGGGGAGACGCAAGCCTGAGGACAGAGTTTTGAAAGCAAGTGAAGGTCATTTTAGAAACGGTATACTTGATGTAAAACATTTGCTACGACCAACCCCATCTAGAGACGATGACTCTGAAACTCATATGTTggctaaaagaaaaaagaagggagGTGGAAAGAAGAATCGAGGTAAAAAGAAGGGCAGTGGTAAGAAGCACCACTAA